From the Streptomyces nodosus genome, the window GCTCCTCGTACAGGGCGTCGCTGGAGCACAGACAGACCTCGGTGGCTCCGCTGTCCGCGAAGGTGCCGTCGGTGACCGGTTCGATGCCGCCGGCCTGGAAGAGGTTCGAGGCGAAGGTGAGCCGTGCGGTGTGGGCGGCGGCCGGGCCGATCGCGGCGAGGAAGATCCGGGGCCGGGAGCCGGTCGCGGCGAGGTGGGCGTCGGAACGGGCCCGCAGCGCCTCGTACGCCTCGTCGCGGCGCACCCGCGGCAGACCACCCGCCGGAGGCTCGGGCGCAGGCTCGCGGACGACCGGCTTCTCCGCGAGGTGCGGGAACTCGCTGACTCCGGTGATGGGCTCGCGGCGCTTCGCCAGCCTGGCGGTGCGCGCCTGCCAGGTGGCGGCCAGCTCCTGCTCGAGGTGTCCCGAACGCAGGGCGGCGGCCTGCCCGCCGGCCCGCTCGATGGACCGGAAGTACTCCCAGCCCGCGTGCGCGAGTTCGTCGGTGAGCCGCTCCACGTACCAGGAACCGCCCGCCGGGTCGATCACCCGGGACAGATGCGACTCCTCGACGAGGATCGTCGACGTGTTGCGGGCGATACGCCGCGCGAACGCGTCCGGCATACCGAGTGCGTCGTCGAAGGGCAGCACGGTGACCGAGTCGGCCCCGCTCACCCCGGCGGCCAGCGTGGCGATCGTGGTGCGCAGCATGTTCACCCATGGGTCGCGGCGCGTCAGCATCACCGACGAGGTCACCACGTGCTGGAGCTGCGCCCCCGCGCGCGGGGCGCCGCAGACCTCGGCCACCTTCGCCCACAGGCGGCGGGCAGCGCGCAGCTTGGCGATCGTCAGGAACTGGTCGGCGGTCGCCGCGTACCGGAACTCCAGCTGCCCACACGCCTGCTCGACGCTCAGCCCGGCATCCGTCAGTTCCCGCAGATAGGCCACCGCGGTGGCCAGCGAGCAGCCCAGCTCCTGGGCGGCCGAGCCACCGGCCTCGTGGTAGGGCAGCGCGTCCACGGTCAGGGCCCGCAGCCCGCGGTACTCCTCCGCGCACAGCCGCGCCAGATCCGCCGCCGGCGCGAAGCCGGACCGCTGCCCGGTGCGGGCCTCGTGGCCGAGCGGGTCCGCGCCCAGGTTGCCGCGCGCCGCGTCCTTGGCGACGCCGCGCTCCTCGTAGAGCCGCAGCAGCGCCCGTGCGGCGGGCTCGGCGTCCGCTCCCGCGTCCAGGACGACGGGCGCCAGGTCGAGATAGACGCCGTCCAGGACCCTGCCGAGCGCCGGCACGGGGATGCCGCCCTCTCCGAGGGTCAGCCAGAGGGAGGTGACGCCGTTCTCCAGGTCCGCGAGCACCGCGCCGCCGTCGGCCGCCGTGTGCCGCTGCCGGACGTCCCAGCCGCCGACCGTGTTCCCCTCGGCCCGGCCGCCGCGGACGAACGGCGCGAACCCGGGGAAGCCGGGCTCGGGAGCGGCGTCGCGCGCGGTGTAGAGGGGCCGGGTGCGTAGCCCGTCCTCCAGCCGGGTGGACAGGGCTTCCTCGGCTTCGGCGCCCTCGACGTCCTTGCCCGACTTGCGCAGGACACCCGCCACAAGGCGCTGCCACTGCTCGTGGGGAGCGTCAGGGAACTCACCGGCCAGTTCAAGGCCGTCATCGGACAGGACCGTCATGCTGGGAGGTTAGGACATGGACACTAGGGAGTTGCCCAGAACACGGCTGTGATCTTTGCCTCGCCGGGAGGCGTCGCCATGGCGGGCCTTCCGGGACGGGCCG encodes:
- a CDS encoding methylmalonyl-CoA mutase subunit beta — protein: MTVLSDDGLELAGEFPDAPHEQWQRLVAGVLRKSGKDVEGAEAEEALSTRLEDGLRTRPLYTARDAAPEPGFPGFAPFVRGGRAEGNTVGGWDVRQRHTAADGGAVLADLENGVTSLWLTLGEGGIPVPALGRVLDGVYLDLAPVVLDAGADAEPAARALLRLYEERGVAKDAARGNLGADPLGHEARTGQRSGFAPAADLARLCAEEYRGLRALTVDALPYHEAGGSAAQELGCSLATAVAYLRELTDAGLSVEQACGQLEFRYAATADQFLTIAKLRAARRLWAKVAEVCGAPRAGAQLQHVVTSSVMLTRRDPWVNMLRTTIATLAAGVSGADSVTVLPFDDALGMPDAFARRIARNTSTILVEESHLSRVIDPAGGSWYVERLTDELAHAGWEYFRSIERAGGQAAALRSGHLEQELAATWQARTARLAKRREPITGVSEFPHLAEKPVVREPAPEPPAGGLPRVRRDEAYEALRARSDAHLAATGSRPRIFLAAIGPAAAHTARLTFASNLFQAGGIEPVTDGTFADSGATEVCLCSSDALYEEQASAVAAELRSSGASHVFLAGRPGQYPGVDAFVFAGCDAVAVLSSALDRMGVS